The region aataaaagtggacAATCCACAATCACTGAGGCATGGTCAAGGAAAATTCCAATAAGGTTCATACAGGGTAATTATCCCATGTCCCAACAAGTGCGATTATCAAAACATAAGCTTTTATCTCCACAAATCATAATTACCccaaataatataataataataataataataaaaatgagaatgaagTAACAAAATCAGAACACTTGGGGTTTATCCACTAAAACAAAAGGCTCCGACTTTGATCTCTTCAAAGGTGCCCAGatcgaaagaaaaaaaaaacattaaagtCAGAGGAATGAAATAACAAAATGAGACAATGTGAACAACAACAAAGGATCCAGTAACATTACATGTAGTATATTCGAATACCTTGGGAGCAGTGGATTATGTTTATCAATGGAATATGCCAAGAGAGCCGAAGGGACAAGATTGAGGGTGACAGAAGAAGGGTAAACAGAGgtgaagtgtttggccaaaaaCCCATCTTTGATTGCTGAAACAGAGCTGGATTGAGGACTCTGCAGACCCTCTGGACTCTTGGCTACAGATTTGTCAAAAACAGCAAAAACGCACCTTCTCTCCtctgtttttaaaatttcagaTTCAACTCAAAatcatcttcttctctctccACCTTTAATTTTTTCGTCTCTTCTCTTCCTAAAGCAgtgtttcttcttctcctcaaaCCATTTGctcagtttttattttattttatttttttcccttcTCTTCCTGAGCTCTATTGGTTAAACTTAATGAGGTTCCATTTCTTTCTAATTTCTCTCTTTATTAGTTCAGTTTGTTCACTCTATTTTCACTACTATTTAAGGTTTGATTCTTTTTCCTAAACCTataaattagtattttttagcttttgtttatgattattgCTGGACCAGTTTTATATTCAATGTGCTACTTTGGTCCAAAAGGAACAATTGTTACGAACTGCTATTTTGGTAATTAGGACTTAATTTTTTGTGTTGTCATGACTAACCTCATGTAGTTTCTAGTGTTCTCTCTAATTGGATAAGTACTTTATTGTGCTTTAATGTCAACTTTGTGATGCTACTTTCTTATTCTTAGTTATTTTGATCAGTGTTATACTACTCCATAATCAGGATTTCATAGTTTAACTATCATATTGTTGATCTATTTGTGGAGATGATTTTAGTTTTCACTATAATGTTTGATTGTGTTATTGCAGAAAGAAGGAGAGCATGTGGAACAAGATTGTTAGgcatgatgatgaagataatgGTCTGTTATGGTAGAGCCATTAATAGGAGTAGATGGTTCTTCAAGTACAACATTGATTTATGGAAAATATTGGCTCACTCCAAAGAATGCTTTCTATTTGGTCATTATTAGTATATACTTATAATTGGATTTCTCATGTTTGTTCTTAGTTGTCgctataatttatattaatcttacaatttcattttttagcTATTCTTCTCCCTTACTTTTTTTAGAAATAACTTATTTAAAATCGGACttgagtttaacaaaaatacttACATGGTTATATTGTCAAATGACGATTCTTATATggtttattattaaatttttaaatataaaattttccaACCAGAATCTCAAATAAACATAGAATTACTTCAAAAATTTATTTGATCAACTTAAGTGTGCGATACAAATaggatttcttaaaaaaaaaactcctatactaataaattattttggttAACTAATAAatcatttaaataaattattcttcAATGTTTAAGTATATAATttcacttttaaaaaaataaattcattaaTTAACGGGAAAAATATCAATGCtaactaaaataataattttttaaaaattcttaCATAAtggatttttatattatatatggaTTGACATATCttcctttatatatagttaatttacactaagttttattataaaattattttttcaaagttTAAATAACAATTTCAgtacaatttaaattattttggttaactaataaattatttaaataaattatcctTCAAcgttttaataaataatttcattaatcaaCGGGGAACATGTCCTTgctaataatttttaaaaataattcttACACAATGAATATTTATATTACATACACCTAGGAGGTGTTGTTTCCACTTTTTTGATTGGGTTGACCTCCTATCTTATCCTTTATAAAGGATTTCCCAGCTTTTCtagcaatatatatatataaactttttagggttaatcgtctacttggtccctgtctttgtctcgccgtctgaaattagtccctccccggaaaatttacaaatctgggtcctctcgtttgcaataagtctggagcaggtcctcgccggagtccGGAGCTCCGACGGGTGATGAATTGACATGGTGACTGGATAAATGACgcttacgtggatttaaaaaaataagaaaaaaacaaaattaaataaaacatcagaaatttaatttaattaataaaataaaattaacaaaaaaacctTCTTAATGATTAACccttaaaaataacaaaaacaaaatcccCCAAATTAACCCCAAGCCTCCACACCGTTTACAAGTCCAACACTAACCCTGGTTCTTCATCCATGGATTCAGCAACATCTCCTCCAAGAACAACCAATTCTTCACCTTTGACCCTTCCTCTAACTCATGGTTCCTTCACCCCACTCCAACCACTCCGCAGCACCAGCCAAACACCTCCTTCATCAACACCACCTCCCTCTTTGTGGGTCAAAACCCATAACAAAGCTCGGGCCTTTCTCTTCTTTCCTTACAAAGATCCTTCTTTTTCATTGTTACAGGTATAGGTGGATTGGTTCGATTAGGCTTTTAGAGTTGAAGGTGGCTGGTGGTTTGATTTCTGAGTCTATGGGTTTGGATTTGAAGGTTGGGGTTGGAGCTTGCGTCGATCTCTTGGAGTTTCTGGGTTTGGATTTCtgggtttctgggtttgaaGGTTTGGTGGTCGTTGGTTTGGGATTTGAGTTTCTCGGTTGCCTGATCTCGTGTCGTTTCCGGTTTGAAGGTGGGGAATCGGTGGAGTCTGGAGAGAATGGTGTGGAGTTGGAGCTTCAATCTCGTTAATGGGGTTTTTGGTACGAGTGTTCCCTTCCTCTGTTGCGGTGCTATTCATGGCTTCCATCCCTCCATCTATTGTGGCCGTGAAGGTTTCTTGGTCCAAAGTGATTTGTGGAAGGGCatcattcaatttcatgttTAATTTGGTGAGCTTCCTCACACTGTTGTTCACAGCTTCCACAATTCTAAGCCCTTTGAATTTTTTACCCCTTCGTCCAAAGCTGCCTTGCTCACAAAAGTTAGGTTTTTGAAGACAAAGATGAAGATTTTGGACATAGGGTgattctggaattttttttttggaagggaGGCTTGTTTGATGTGAGATGTTTTCCTGGGTTTTGGattattttctgggtttgattGATGATGGtggtagagaagagaaaaggagaatttgattttgttAACTAGTTTAGGATTAGGATTacatttgttaattaattttattttttaattaaattaaaatttatgacatgtaatttatttttattttttttccttgacaCATAAGCGTCATTTATCCAGTCACCATGTcaattcatcactcgccggagctccggactccggcgaggacctgctccagacttattgcaaacaaGAGGACCccgatttgcaaattttccggggagggactgaTTTCaaacggcgagacaaagacagggaccaagtagacgattaacccaaCTTTTTAATTctcaaaaaatatattcatttATACATACTTAATTTAAAATAACTTTTacgataaattaatttttaactttactaaataattttattattttttaaagtatTTGTTAACGAATAAATTATTTAacgaaattattttttaaggtttaaataaataatttcataaatCAACGGGGAAAATGTTCGTGCTAACaagaattatatttttttagaaattcttacataatgaatttttatattatatagagattatttatatcttcttttacagagttaatttacattaaattttaaaataaaaatatttttccgtttttaactaaatattttgatttatattgAACTATTTTGGTTAACTAATAAatgataaattatttaaattatttatcttataatttttaaataaataatttcatgaaTCAACGGGAAAAATATATATGCTactaaaatttatatattttgaaaaattcttaaataatgaatttttatattatatagagattagttatttctttatttttttcaatgaatacataaataattttaccataatttacattattttttaaatacataATTTCATCAATCAACAGGGAAAATGTCTATGCTAACAAAATTAATAACTTTTAAAAATCttacttaataattttttatattacataaaaATTAGTAATAATAAAACTCAGAAAATATTGGCGGACCATAAATTTCTCATAAACTTAATCAAACCTTTACTATATACtataaaataaattcaaatattaTGCAACTTTTCAGACTCACATATATTACAATTGCTTTATctcaaaaaatttaatttatattttattttaaataaaaattgttaAGTAAAATCGATCGCGGTAGACGATCGTGACCCGTGCAACTGCACGGGTAACTTACTTGTTTTAGGCTAAAAAAATACTTTTGAGCCCTAATATTTCAAGTTTGtgtaaattctgcccctactatatttttgtcgatgtttctacccctcatgttttcaaacagtgcaccgtctacccttCTGTtagtcagacgttaaaaaactaacggaatgagctgatttgactttttttttaatattttttagacctagcacgtggaaattacaagtgaaattagAAAAAGGAGGCGTGGGAGACATgtatttaaccagttcagttacatacataattgatatatacatcaagcaaatttaatttatatcatttccttgatcatcatcaatttCATATACTTCTATTCATCTCttcaatccactcaggaacctctcttgagaaagcctgactgacggaggggtagacagtgcactatttgaaaacatgaggggtagaaacgtcgacaaaaatatagtaggggcagaatttacaCAAACTTAAAATTTCAGGggtcaaaaatgctttttagccttctTTTTAACAGATAGAAATTGGTGCAGTGTGAAACTGTAGAAGGAAACGAATTACTAATTACTAGTAATTAGTATTGATAATGATGAGGCTTATCAACAAAAAATGTATTGATAATCATCAGGATTATTATTaaggtaattttgttgtttttaaGAAAAACAAATCTATGTGGTGTGAGGTACACCTCCGGTCACtatcataagaaaaaaaaaataagtttttaaattcatttaataaatgatgtatctagttTATAATAATGACTAaatacatcatttattcaataaatttaaaatgttattttttgcttataatagtgaccggagggtgtattgATAATATACTTTTATCCTATCATGTGTTTGAGGTTGACATGAtaatgataggatatgatataaacaataaaaaatataacaaatattcctttgaataaaaatacataatattttttaaaaataaattttttaaataaacttTTTTATAAGTGTTTATTCTATAAAATTTgatgtttatatatttttataaatgagcatttttttttgaaatgaatgatGCATCTtgttttcgggagcccaactcataataacttcatggttaagtgtacttgccttggagcaatattgggatgggtgacctcctgggaagttttcccgggaagcgcgtaagtgaggacaaagcacgctgaaaagactcgtgttgttagcgTGAGGCCAGtagtcagatcgggatgttacaaatggtatcagagctgacctctcccagtacggtgtggttcggggacgaaccaagcagaagttggtgggcctgtgacgctcggggccgacgagggcggggagtgatcgccggtgcagtgatgcacggacaaggagcggctcctggcaggcttctaggcggaggggtacatgaatgaaccgatctcacacccgaacaagagttattctgagactgtatagggatggactatacagttgaagagggcataagagatttgattggtactactcatgacaacaagttgcaacttcttttcgggagcttaactcataagaactccatggttaagtgtgctagccttcgAGTAATATTgagatgggtgacctcctgagaagttttctcgggaagtgcgcaagtgaggacaaagcgcgctgaaaagactcgtgttgttacagTGGGGTCAGTCGCCAAGTCAGGATATTACAAATGGTATCAAAGCCAACCTCTCTCAGTATGGTGTGGTTCGAGGatgaaccaagcggaagctggtgggcctgtgacacccggggctgacgaggggGGGAATGATcgtcggtgcagtgaggcacggacaaggagcgactCCTGGCAGgtttctaggcggaggggcacatgaatgaaccgatctcgcacccgaacaagaggtattctaAGACTGTATAGGTATGGGACTATactgttgaggagggcataaatgatttgattggtactactcataacaacaagatgcatcttcttttcaagagcccaactcataaaaactccacggttaagtgtgcttgtcttggagcaatattgggatgggtgacctcctgggaagttttctcgggaagtgcgcaagtgaggacaaagcgcgctgaaaagactcatgTTGTTACAGTGGGGTCAGTCgccaagtcaggatgttacaaatggtatcaaagccgacctctcccagtacggtgtggttcgatgacgaaccaagcggaagctggtgggcctgtgacacccaGGGCTGACGAGAGCGGGGAATGATcgtcggtgcagtgaggcacgaacaaggagcggctcctggcaggtttctaggcggaggggcacatgaatgaactgatctcgcacccgaacaagaggtattctgaGACTGTATAGGTATGGGACTATactgttgaggagggcataaatgatttgattggtactactcataacaacaagatgcatcttcttttcaggagtccaactcataaaaactccacggttaagtgtgcttgccttggagcaatattgggatgggtgacctcctgggaagttttcccgggaagcgcgtaagtgaggacaaaacacgctgaaaagactcgtgttgttagcttgaggccagtcgtcagatcgggatatTACAAATTTCAATTAACAACAAACTTCATGTAATTCATAAAGATCACACCTATACAAAAATTACTTAGAGTTTTCCTAAAAAAGTTACTTATTTTCAAGCCACATACTAAGCATGTTGGTTCCTTACACCTTCAAAGCTCTTTCTTCCATCCTCTTCCATCTTTTAAATAGCTTCAATTTTAGCATGTCCGAATTCAAAATTGCAGAGCTTCTCAATTTAAGAATCCACCTTTACCCGTTTTTGAGCCACCAATGCCTCCATAAGTTTCTCATTTGCTTCCTTAGTTACTCTTTGTGCTTCTTTTAACTTCTCAATTGTTCTTTTGCTTTCTAAAGATCTTTTAGACCAAGATTTATCTTGGTTTTCAATTCTGAACTCTTCATAGCTAGTGGGGTTGCCGCTCGTGCTTTGTTAGGAGTTGCTAGAACTTCTTTGTTGGGAGTTTCAGATTAATTAGACCCATCATCAATTGGTTTCATTACTTCCTTCAAAGCCCTTCCCTCACTAttcataaattaatatttataagtgTGCAGTCTATTTCATGTCAGAGAATAACAAtgtttttgaaagcaaaataaaTATATCTTGATAAATAGATGAGGAAATTGACTAGATTGACGAACCTCCTCAAAAGGgaacaaaatttatttatttttattataatataaataaaaaataatgttaaTTAAGTAGTAGCAAGTGAtaatgataatgataatttaattattttatattagtaaactcaatattattttatattagtaaattcaattatttttaattaaatttatgagtTAATAAACAACTTTAACTTAGTAATAAAAACTAGTTattgataaacaataaaattagtatattaataaaataaatacttttatatttattaattaatattattataaattatattaaatatattattgaaataattgaatttagggttacgATACTAAAAAAGAATCGAAAACCGCTATCCTATGCTATCAAGAAAACTCTATCACAACTCTCCCTTTAGGATAAATTTACACATGATGGACATGATGAGATAAGGGACATGATTACATTATCCTATCCTACTgacgcaacaaacaacaaataagaGCAGGATACGATCGCATTATCCTATCCTGTCTGGTTATCATGTCCACCAAACGGGACATAAGGAGTGAAGAGTGGAGATATGTCAAATTCCAAGAGAGAGGAATAATGCGGCTGACTTAATATGATATAGTTATTAAGttaatagaataaaaaaaaaattaaatttaatagaataattaatgtttaaaaaaattaatttagaaaattaagtTTAAAACAATATCATGTATTTTTAATAGAAAGAaaattttgataatttttttattgtttatatcATATCTTATCATTATCATGTCCACATCAATTATCAAACATAAGATAGGATAAAAGTCTATCATGTTCTTATCTTATTATGCCTTTATCCAACTCtcttatttctctctcttttcttcttaaTTTTCTGGTGTTTAGTTCGATTTGGAGTGTAAACAAAACATTAACCCGTTTAgttttattagaaaaaaaaaattgaaatccatCTGTTCATAGTTCTATTGATGAAAGCACCTATGGTTTGAGTGGAATGCTAGAACTCAAATAATTCTTTGCTGCGTTTTTTAGCATTCACTAGGAGGGTGTGTTGGCTCTTTTGCTATAACAATATTACAAAGTTCCGTCTAGCCTTTGTTTTTGTAACTGTAAGAACTCCCTTTGCTCTCTGCATAGCTTCCATGAACATaacagagaaaagaaaaactaaagcaGTGTGATGTTTGTGCATATGCTGATTGACTGCATGTGTTGTTGTACTATCTCTATGATTTTCATACAAAATAATCAAATTTGAGCTCCACTGGTGCACTCAAATGCTTGTCTTTTATGGCCAATAAGTCCCTGTTATCACCCTGCAGGTAAGCTTTCAAGAATGCAACTACAAGTCCTCCAACAAATGTCCTCATTGGTTTCCTTGACTCTCCATTCTTGCATAGACAATAGGTAGCTTTCCCTATTATTCCATTGGTATCATCATCTAGCATGTCAACATGTCCATAATCCTTAGCCACAAAATACCAAGCAGGTTTGTTACATTCATTGAAGAAATCCTCATGGTTGACAGTTTTGGGAGCACAAGGGGGAAATAAAGGATTCCTTTTCACGTCCCCTAGACCTGAACCTATAACCATTGCTGGCATGTCGAAATCAAATGAATGAGGAACATAGGTGAGAACTGGTGGGGGGGTTTGCTTTCCTCTGTCCAGTCCATCAACTGGGTCCACTCCTACTAATGCTGAAAACTTGAGATCAGTTGTGATGTTTAGTTTTCTCAGAGCAACAGCAAAAGCTGTTTTGCCTCCGCGACTGTGGCCGGCGAGTGCTAACTTGCTGAAATTTGGTGTTACATTTGGTGGAAGGAACTTGCTGAGTCCTTCAGATAGCCAATTTTTTATTGCAGCTGTAGAATGAATCTCTCCACTTACATCAGGTCCAGCCACTGCATACAACTGTAAAGTCCAAACGGTACAATTGAAGGGAGACAACAAGTATTTGTAAGCATTCAAATCAATAGCTCAATTTTTTTCAATACAACAAATCTGTAAAAGGTAGCATAAGTTGATAACTAGCTTAGTATCCTCTAGTCCACTCACAGTTATGACTATTCACATTAAAAGTGTTTTCAGAAACAAATCAAGAGTTTGAGAAATGGAGAAGACTACAATCAATTACACATGAATATTCAATTTCCATTACAAAAGTTATCAGCAATGCATGAAAGGATTGAGGGTAAGAAACCAAATTATTTACAAAGATCAATGTCTAATCATCATGACTTCTTTGTCATCCTAATCATCATCACAATCAAGTAAGCTTGCTTAATTTCTAAGAACTGTGTTTTCAAAGTTTCGAGGCTATaatgttgttttaacttttgatcATTTGGACACCAGTAAGAAGGATCAAGTATCTTAGCCCTGAATTTTTCCTCCTCTACCAATTCACTAATGACATGGTAAAGCAACCTCTCATCATAACAATCAAGTGTTTCCACAAAACAATAATCCTAAATCTTTTTCCCAATGTTGAATTCAAATGAAATGGTATTACAGGAAACCAATAATGGGATGGAGTCATTGAAATTCGTATAGTCTACAAATTATATTGTTCATGTATTGTTAACTCCATGTCCCTATTTATGAAGTAGAAAAGTCACTGAAAGTAACAGCCCAAATGTGCATCAATTGAAATCTTAAACAAATGTGAAATATTGTACTCAAACTCGTCCTGCAATAAAATCTTCCTTTGCTAATCTTATTTGGCATATCTCTAATGCTTTTCATAGTAAATAAAAACACACATCAATCAATGGAATAGGTAAAAGAAAATAGTCCACACAAGAACTGGTCAATAACACTTATTAATGTGTCTGTTTGTAACTGATGGTGCGTTTTTTAAGTGATTTTCCAATTTGTGCTTCTTGCAATACCAGATATTACTTACATTAAGATGTCTACTCAATAGGGTAGTCACAAATTACCTGAGGAGCAATGACAATGAAGCCATGAGAAGCAATGTGCTGGATAAGCTGGGAATAAAATGAATTGTAAAGAAGATAGCCATGCAGGAAAAGTAGAACTGGGAATTCTCCACCTTCAAGAGGTGTAGCAATCAAGAGTGACTTTGGTGGAGGTGGATCTAAACATACAAAAAGCCCACAATCAACAAACCTCATATAGCACAAATAAAAACCGACacaagctactcacataagttTCTTCCTAGAATTAATATTAATTGTATctgcttttcttttcttatagtCAATTCTGACacaagctactcacataagtttcttcccagaattaattttgatcaATTGCAGTATGATTTAGAAACATGCACTAAAACATAATTGTGACAGAGGTAGAGGAATCAAAAGATGACCAGGGTGTGTGCCATTGCATGAGTTAGATTCTATCCTTTGAAACTTGGTGGTGTACTTCCCAGAGTCAAAGACGTTAGTGAGAGCAGTAGAAGCATCAGAACCCATAACTGACGATGGATGAGTAACTGATGATATTGATAGACTCATTTTATGTTTTGCCTTAATTTGCAAGTGTTGCTTTTTGCTGCAGAATCAGATGACAAACTTGTGGTTTTTATATAGCCTTGTCGACTTTTGCTAGtggatattttattttattttttgttcaaATTCTTGGGGATTAAGTAAACAATTTTGGTATCTTCCTCTTATAAACAAAAAAGTAAACAATTTTGGTGGACTTTAAATGGTAAAAAGCCCAAATAGATTTTAAGACTTCAATGACTGACTAGGCTAAACATGCCAATATATCTCGAGTATTAATTTTCGTATCACCTCTTTTTCGTGCTGAGATCCTCtcaagtgtaaaaaaatttGAGAGTGTCATATTTTACCATCTCACAATTAACTTTTGTTagataataaataaagaaataaaattaaattacattaatggtgagatgatgaaacttgacactcaagtttttttacacttgaGATGATCCAAACCCGGCCCGTTTTCCTATTCGCATTTCAGGTATTTCAGCATCAGTTACATCGCTTCAAAACTTGGGCAATGGAATGAGGATGTAGCtgatgctgtttttttttttctagttttgAAGCAAACAAGATTAAGAAAATTTCTCTACAGTTGCAGGATAAATAAGATCGTTTGAGGTGGAGATTTTCGAAGCACGGTGGCTATAAAGTAAGATCGGGGTACAACTTACTCCAGGACTATGATAACCAGGCCTTATCTTCATCGAACACAACCTCGGCAAGCCAACCTTGGTCTGATATTTGGGATGTTGAGGTGTAACCCAGGTGCCGCGAGCTTATCTTGATATCTTCTTTGGCGTGGTATACAAGTTAACGTATGGAGGACCTGCAGGTAGTCATCTCGGCCTTTATGGTGCAGCTTCAAAGGCAGTAGCCCCAGCCATCAATCTCAGAGGCAAAATTCTGCAATCTTTTATTGGGTTGCACCTAGGAATGGCTTTA is a window of Lotus japonicus ecotype B-129 chromosome 5, LjGifu_v1.2 DNA encoding:
- the LOC130720918 gene encoding chlorophyllase-2-like — its product is MSLSISSVTHPSSVMGSDASTALTNVFDSGKYTTKFQRIESNSCNGTHPDPPPPKSLLIATPLEGGEFPVLLFLHGYLLYNSFYSQLIQHIASHGFIVIAPQLYAVAGPDVSGEIHSTAAIKNWLSEGLSKFLPPNVTPNFSKLALAGHSRGGKTAFAVALRKLNITTDLKFSALVGVDPVDGLDRGKQTPPPVLTYVPHSFDFDMPAMVIGSGLGDVKRNPLFPPCAPKTVNHEDFFNECNKPAWYFVAKDYGHVDMLDDDTNGIIGKATYCLCKNGESRKPMRTFVGGLVVAFLKAYLQGDNRDLLAIKDKHLSAPVELKFDYFV